In Halopseudomonas nanhaiensis, a single window of DNA contains:
- a CDS encoding LemA family protein, with product MAIPRYRFPIGLMAVLFLATLLSGCGINNIPRYDEQVKSAWAQVENQYQRRADLIPNLVETVQGFARQERETLREVTEARSRATSIQISADDLDDPEKMRQFEQAQAQLTGALSRLMAVSERYPELRSNENFLALQSQLEGTENRIAVARRDYVTAVERFNTEIRTFPGRIWHSILYSDLPMRENFEATAENAEQAPRVEFE from the coding sequence ATGGCTATCCCGCGTTATCGATTTCCCATCGGCCTGATGGCCGTACTGTTCCTTGCCACGCTGTTGTCCGGATGCGGCATCAACAACATTCCGCGCTACGACGAGCAGGTCAAATCGGCCTGGGCGCAGGTAGAAAACCAGTATCAGCGCAGGGCTGATCTGATCCCCAATCTGGTGGAAACGGTACAAGGCTTTGCTCGCCAGGAGCGCGAAACGCTGCGCGAGGTGACCGAAGCGCGATCCCGTGCCACATCGATCCAGATCAGCGCCGACGATCTGGATGATCCGGAGAAGATGCGCCAGTTCGAGCAGGCGCAGGCGCAGCTGACCGGCGCACTGAGTCGGCTGATGGCCGTGTCGGAGCGCTATCCCGAGCTGCGTTCCAATGAGAACTTTCTCGCACTGCAGTCTCAGCTCGAAGGCACCGAGAACCGTATTGCGGTGGCCCGGCGGGATTATGTAACGGCAGTGGAACGGTTCAATACCGAGATTCGGACCTTCCCCGGCCGCATCTGGCACAGCATTCTTTACAGCGACTTGCCGATGCGCGAGAACTTTGAAGCTACGGCAGAGAATGCCGAGCAGGCGCCGCGGGTCGAGTTCGAATGA
- a CDS encoding TPM domain-containing protein, translating into MRLGSLLTLVLLLWASGLAAQQADGEAGLPALTGRVVDQAELLDTQAEAQLTQMLAAHEQATSEQVVVVTLPDLQGRSIEDYGVELGRAWGIGQEGEDNGALLIVARDDRRVRIEVGYGLEGRLTDAQSSIIINRIVLPAFREGEFERGIVEGAQAMVTVLGGNPLRAPAQPQRGQRPEQPPVGIFILLLFIVLGMLGGGRGGRGGRRGRFGNALLAGALLGGMGRGGGGLGGGGGFGGGGGGFGGGGASGGW; encoded by the coding sequence ATGAGGCTTGGCAGCCTTCTGACCCTCGTATTGCTTCTCTGGGCAAGCGGCCTGGCTGCACAGCAGGCTGACGGGGAGGCAGGACTCCCGGCGCTGACCGGCAGGGTGGTAGATCAGGCCGAGTTGCTCGACACCCAGGCCGAGGCTCAGCTCACCCAGATGCTCGCGGCGCACGAACAGGCGACCAGCGAGCAGGTTGTAGTCGTTACGTTGCCGGATCTGCAGGGGCGCAGCATCGAGGACTATGGCGTTGAACTCGGGCGCGCCTGGGGTATAGGACAGGAAGGCGAGGACAATGGTGCGTTGCTGATCGTCGCTCGCGATGACCGCCGCGTAAGGATTGAAGTCGGTTATGGCCTGGAAGGGCGCCTGACTGACGCCCAGTCCTCGATCATCATCAATCGTATCGTGTTGCCTGCGTTCCGCGAGGGCGAGTTCGAGCGTGGCATTGTCGAAGGTGCGCAGGCAATGGTCACGGTCCTCGGAGGCAACCCTTTGCGGGCTCCGGCGCAGCCGCAGCGTGGGCAACGGCCTGAGCAACCCCCGGTCGGCATCTTCATACTGCTGCTGTTCATAGTCCTTGGCATGCTGGGCGGCGGCCGGGGTGGTCGCGGCGGGCGGCGGGGCCGCTTCGGCAATGCGTTGCTTGCCGGTGCGTTGCTGGGCGGGATGGGCCGCGGCGGCGGAGGCCTTGGTGGTGGGGGCGGATTCGGCGGAGGCGGCGGTGGTTTTGGTGGCGGCGGTGCTTCCGGTGGCTGGTAA
- a CDS encoding TPM domain-containing protein, whose amino-acid sequence MTLLTEAEQRQVAEAIDRIEQDTDAEMVTVLAEQADDYRYIPLLWASLLALIVPGALLFIPGLVGAGYLLLVQWVTFVVLALLFRVPRIGTNLIPRSVRHWRASNLARRQFIELDLHHTDGATGMLIFVSEAERYVEIMVDRGIASRIDNSVWEAIVERFTTQVRRGDVLQGFLDCIESCGAELKAHVPASHQRNELPNRLVLI is encoded by the coding sequence ATGACGCTTTTGACAGAAGCAGAGCAGCGGCAGGTGGCCGAGGCGATTGACCGCATCGAGCAGGACACCGATGCGGAGATGGTCACGGTACTGGCCGAGCAGGCAGACGACTACCGGTACATCCCGCTACTGTGGGCGAGCCTGCTCGCGCTGATCGTACCGGGGGCGCTGCTGTTCATTCCCGGGCTTGTGGGCGCCGGCTATCTGCTGCTAGTGCAGTGGGTGACCTTCGTCGTGCTGGCGCTGCTGTTCAGGGTGCCCAGGATCGGCACCAACCTCATACCCCGTTCGGTTCGACACTGGCGTGCCTCCAATCTGGCGCGGCGCCAGTTCATCGAGCTGGATCTGCACCATACCGACGGCGCAACCGGGATGCTGATCTTCGTCTCGGAAGCCGAGCGTTATGTGGAAATCATGGTCGACCGCGGCATCGCAAGTCGGATCGACAACAGCGTGTGGGAAGCAATTGTCGAGCGCTTCACCACGCAGGTGAGGCGGGGCGACGTGCTGCAGGGATTCCTCGATTGCATCGAGTCCTGTGGCGCAGAGCTCAAGGCCCATGTGCCGGCTTCGCATCAGCGAAACGAACTGCCCAACCGGTTGGTCCTCATCTGA